The following nucleotide sequence is from Arvicola amphibius chromosome 1, mArvAmp1.2, whole genome shotgun sequence.
aattctgggtttttttgttttgtttcatttatctttttagatgcctgcttgttttcttataggagaaagaaaaaatatatggtgtggatttgggtgggtgggaagaTGGGGATTATCCTGGAGGGGTTGAGGGAGGTGAAACCGTGATCAGAATACACTGAAAAATTGTTTACAATCAAAAATGCATGGTATATATAGGACATAGACTAAAACATCAATTGTTTATGAAAGGAAAATCACCATCTAAAAGCCCCCAAAAATATATTATCATTGCCTACAGAAAAACAATGCAGAGGTAACTGCTTTAACAATAGGTAAAGaaggatgatttaaaaaaaatcccacactagctcagaattcagaaatagatggttatctatttaggggtagactcacaaatcagaatcctctgcttgaaaggagaacagaaactgaatcccacagccagaaaaagGGAGCAGAGGCATGCTCTACATTGGCTTATATAGTACAGGAGGCaatgccccagtgggcaggtaaccactggctgtaggACTTCCTTCAGCAAATAGGAAACTGCGTGAATTCTCAGTCCTGAGTCTTCTGGACTACATCCTGTTGAATACACAAATTTCATTGTaccatttttcatgtttttgctTAATATCATCAAGGATGTGTTTCATTGAAGATCCCAACTCGATGATACTGGAAACCCCACTTTCATACTCACAACTGAAGCCAGCAGTGTGCATGGCTATTAGTGACCCTTTAGAATCGAATACAGGAGATCCCGAAGACCCACAATAAAAAGTGTTATCCAAGGAAACCACACCAGGTTCATGGACTTTTTCCTGAAAACTTCTTTGGGTGTACATATAGATATACTGCATAGGATCCCTGCTACCCACTGCTTCTCTTCCACGATTATCCTCACATTTCCTTCTTCGCTTGCTTTCAGGCATCACAGTACAACCATCAACAACCTTATATTTTCCATCTGGATGACCGATCATAAATAGAAATCCACTAAGTGATTCAGAAGGTGTTCCATTACCGAGTCCTGTAGGGATGTGCTGTCCTCTTTCcttcagtttcaggacagcataGTCAAGAGTGACATCAGACACCTCAAACCAAGGTTCAACAAAATGATAGCTGTCTTCTTTGACAGGGAACACTTGAAAATCAAACGTCACTCTCATACACTGCCCAATTATATCTGCCCACTTGCTCGGCTCTATGCCTTCTCCTACTATGTCATCTATTACATGTCGACAAGTGAAAATGTACAGCCCTTTAAAAAGGAAGCAAGTAGCACTACCCCTGTTTCCATTGTTGTTCCAAACTATGAACCCAACTGAGTCACTGAGCTGGGATAGAAGTTTGAGGACTTTACCTGGGATGGAGCTTTGGGTCAGCTTCCTGAAGTTTTCTCTATGTGCTTTGAGTAAGGAAGtattctctcttttctcactCACTTCCTTGATGTATGTTCTCAGTACTTCCCGTTCTCTTCTCAATGTGGGGTACAAATTCACAATGTATTCTTTTAATATAGTGAAGTTTCTGTCCTCTAACTCAGATTTCTGAGTTGCCACTGCCACCCAAGGGCTCTCCTTTCTCTCAACATCAATCTGAAAGAGTTTGCCTTCTAACACATCAACTGGCTGGCTGTTTGCTACGATGGTGTCATTGTTAATAAGTTTCCAATGGTCACTCTCTACAAAGGAGAGAAACCTGCCATCCTTCCTCAGAGTGGTCTTGATGGTCTCTCCCTTGAAGCCATAGACACAGAGTTTGGTGCCCTCCTCGTGAAGTTCCCTGCACCTCAGAATCCTTTGCTCCCCATTCCCGACTGCATGAATGTAAAATACAACACACTCAGCAGATGACTGGTCAAAGCGCCCACACAATtcattgtcttctttctcctcactTTCAGTTTTGGAAAATGTAATGATCACATGGCTGCCTTGTGGAAAACAACGGAGGGGCATACCGAGGTTTATGTGCCCTTCTATTCCTTCTTTGCCACACACCAGCATTTCTTTGCCTGGCtgtttttctatctctcttttgACAAGGTCAAGGATTTTCAGTGCCTCATATAAGTTACCTGTCCCCTTATCTGAGACCTCACAGATTGCATGGTTTATACCAAAGGTGATGGTAATTGTATTTTGGAAAGAGTTCTGAACTTGTGGGGGTTTTTGTTCCCAGTGTGATCTTTGGTCCTGATTTTTGATCACCTCCTTTGGTCTTTTTCTACATTCcattttcctttgagaaatgATGGGCTCATTCTGCTCCTTGGGGACCTGAAGAGAAATGATAAACACTTTAGAAAACTGTGACTACAATGGTATTCCTGTGATATTTTTGTACAGTTTGTGCCATATGTTCTTAATAAGCAAGCAGAATGAGCAGAACTCATCTAGATGTCTCAAAATCTACCAGGTTCaatagaaagcattttatttataatttgtttattattttaaacaatagattaaaatttttaaacataaaaaagtgTTTAGAACTCTTTTGTAATTTCTTTGCACATGCTTGCACAGAACTGAAACAAAAGTCTTATTGAATAACCAAGGCTACTGTGGACTTAgatctgtagcccaggttggtctcaaattcacaataGAAAGAACTGAGATACACTTTTGACAATTCACCAGAGACTCCTAAAAGCACCATGAGTGTTTGTCAGTGAGAGTGCAGGCCTGAAGCATACCGGGCCACTCATGTGGAGGGCAAAGGACGGTGGtgtggagccagttctctttACACATTCCAGGCACCTCAATCAGGtgcttaggtctgtacttcaGGTGCTCTCATTCCCTCAGCCATGGCAGAGACCGTAGATACTTTATCCAAGAGTTCTGTTTTGAGTGTTGAGacactgtagcccagactgccctAAACTTAAGATCCCCTTCCTTCTCTATTCAgagtcctgagattacaggcatgtgccatcatgcctagccTGATACTTAAGAAAGAGAACAGGGGATTGTGCATGTGGTTATGGTTATTAGCTTGTTTATAACCACAGAGCTAGGGGTGGGGGCGGCAGAAACAGATTTAACCTTTTCGTGGACATCTAGGTGTTTGGATCTTCTAGTTTTTGAGAACCTGGAATAATGAAAATGAGTTGATGCCTTTGAAGGAGCATCTCAAATGTCTGACAATTCTCACCCTTCTTAGTCAGTTCAGGGAGCCCTGTACAGCCAAGGTACTCAGTCTGGAGAGCACCTCAGGGAGCCTACACATGAAGCAGAGATTCTGTAAGAAAATACTTCTCACATGCCTAACAGGGTTATAGTAACGATGAATGACACAGTCATTTCATAAACTACAAAGTACTATCCAGGTAAACATTCGTAGGATTAAGTCACACTCAGAAAGAAGCTTCCACGCCAGGGAACTACACCCATTTGGCTTTTTCCCAGTTTAatcttacataatttattttatcttttcctccCTCATTGCACCAGGCAGTATTTTTTTCAATGAAGGGTACTTTGATATGGAttccatttgttttataattcCTTCCCCAGTCCCATCTGCCAAGCTAGAAAGAAGCAAATGGATACGAAGTAGAGTATGTAATACTCCCAATTCACAGTCAGATAGTTTCCTGGCAGGGAGAACCTTGTGACTGAGGATCAAGGATTGCTACGTCTGCTATGGATGTGCAGTATTTATAGACATACCTGAGAAAAGTAGCGCAGGATTTCCATGCTTTTTCTTTGCATGAACTAGGATGTTCTGTGAGGTATGCCTCTAACACCAGATGGACTAGACCTGAAACAGATAACTCAGATGAATTGCTAATTTCAAAATGGTTTCAAGCCATATCACTATATTCATAGGTGATGTATAGAGGGGAATATTTTCTGAGGTCCCACATCACACCTTCCCCCTCTGTTCAGTCTTGCTTCTCACAGGGTGATCACTTCATAGCCAAGAGTTTATCCATCCAGCAGAGTCCCCCCAGAAATCAAATCAAGGTGCCACGTGTCAGGAACCAGAGCAGACACAGCATCAACTATGTCTAACTGCTAACCCCCATCGCTGCTATGGACAGCAGGTTCTAGCGAGAATTTGAGGGAGTTGGTATGTCTTTGACAAGGACGGTAATGTGCTCACTGCTTGAAGCAGATAGACAAACCAAGAGTTGATATTAATTCCAACAAGGATTGCAACTGGGGAACTTAAAAGAGTGTTTTAATTCACCCTGATGTTAAAATCTGGTCTTCACTTAGAGTGGACATGGGAGGATGGTTAAAATACATGGTACAGGTGGGAAGAAAATGGGTAGTGCCCTGAGAGCAAAAGAAATTTAGAAGAACAGATGGAAAAGAAATCTTGAAAGTTATCCAAGATGATACTCAGGACACATAATTTCTACTTTAgagtttgcttgtttgctttaatGGCGgaggtgttgtttgtttgttattttgttttttggagtaTGTGTataggtgcgtgtgtgtgtgcatgcgtgtgcatgtgtgtacatgtgtgtgtgtgtgtgtgagagtgaagAAGTATGTTTTTACATCTACCTTTCCCTGTGCTgtctctaaaagaaaaggaatcttTGAAACAAACTAACTCTTTCAAGCACGAGGAATTGGTGTTGTCGGCCTTATT
It contains:
- the LOC119820390 gene encoding serine protease FAM111A-like isoform X1, with protein sequence MQRKSMEILRYFSQVPKEQNEPIISQRKMECRKRPKEVIKNQDQRSHWEQKPPQVQNSFQNTITITFGINHAICEVSDKGTGNLYEALKILDLVKREIEKQPGKEMLVCGKEGIEGHINLGMPLRCFPQGSHVIITFSKTESEEKEDNELCGRFDQSSAECVVFYIHAVGNGEQRILRCRELHEEGTKLCVYGFKGETIKTTLRKDGRFLSFVESDHWKLINNDTIVANSQPVDVLEGKLFQIDVERKESPWVAVATQKSELEDRNFTILKEYIVNLYPTLRREREVLRTYIKEVSEKRENTSLLKAHRENFRKLTQSSIPGKVLKLLSQLSDSVGFIVWNNNGNRGSATCFLFKGLYIFTCRHVIDDIVGEGIEPSKWADIIGQCMRVTFDFQVFPVKEDSYHFVEPWFEVSDVTLDYAVLKLKERGQHIPTGLGNGTPSESLSGFLFMIGHPDGKYKVVDGCTVMPESKRRRKCEDNRGREAVGSRDPMQYIYMYTQRSFQEKVHEPGVVSLDNTFYCGSSGSPVFDSKGSLIAMHTAGFSCEYESGVSSIIELGSSMKHILDDIKQKHEKWYNEICVFNRM
- the LOC119820390 gene encoding serine protease FAM111A-like isoform X2, with protein sequence MQRKSMEILRYFSQVPKEQNEPIISQRKMECRKRPKEVIKNQDQRSHWEQKPPQVQNSFQNTITITFGINHAICEVSDKGTGNLYEALKILDLVKREIEKQPGKEMLVCGKEGIEGHINLGMPLRCFPQGSHVIITFSKTESEEKEDNELCGRFDQSSAECVVFYIHAVGNGEQRILRCRELHEEGTKLCVYGFKGETIKTTLRKDGRFLSFVESDHWKLINNDTIVANSQPVDVLEGKLFQIDVERKESPWVAVATQKSELEDRNFTILKEYIVNLYPTLRREREVLRTYIKEVSEKRENTSLLKAHRENFRKLTQSSIPANTLWTETFLPSWNSCSSLKFLKF